One segment of Ureibacillus thermophilus DNA contains the following:
- a CDS encoding threonine/serine exporter family protein, whose protein sequence is MGYEKNEKNDDLALDCLLLAGQIMMESGAETYRVEDTMLRMARSQNLDAQSYVTPTGIILSLGEQQKTKIISISNRITDLHKIAKVNNVSRKLTLKIITLEEAYDELSLIQKTNYFLPIWLQILMSAVSSACFMILFRGAWFDMPAAFLAGGAGYLALLLIQHLSKVKFFSEFFASFVAALVAYVAVRFGYGNELDKIIISGVMPLVPGILITNAVRDLMAGHLTAGIAKGTEAFLTAFAIGSGVAVVVAFH, encoded by the coding sequence ATGGGTTATGAAAAGAACGAAAAGAACGATGACTTGGCGCTAGATTGTTTATTACTCGCAGGACAAATTATGATGGAAAGCGGTGCTGAAACTTATAGAGTTGAGGATACAATGCTCAGAATGGCTCGCTCCCAAAACTTAGATGCCCAAAGTTATGTAACGCCAACGGGGATCATTCTTTCCCTTGGTGAACAACAAAAAACGAAAATTATATCGATTTCAAACCGCATTACCGATTTGCATAAAATTGCGAAAGTTAATAATGTTTCTAGAAAACTTACACTTAAAATAATAACATTAGAAGAGGCCTATGACGAGTTAAGTTTGATTCAAAAAACGAATTATTTTTTACCAATTTGGTTGCAGATTCTTATGTCTGCAGTTTCTAGTGCATGCTTCATGATTCTGTTTAGAGGGGCATGGTTTGATATGCCTGCTGCCTTTTTGGCCGGTGGAGCAGGGTACCTAGCATTGCTATTAATTCAGCACTTATCCAAAGTAAAATTTTTCTCGGAATTCTTTGCTTCCTTTGTGGCCGCACTTGTAGCGTATGTGGCAGTTCGATTTGGATATGGGAACGAGCTCGATAAAATTATTATCAGTGGAGTGATGCCGCTTGTACCGGGGATTTTAATTACAAATGCAGTTCGGGATTTAATGGCAGGGCATTTAACGGCAGGCATTGCGAAAGGTACGGAAGCGTTTTTAACAGCTTTTGCCATTGGTTCAGGAGTAGCGGTGGTCGTGGCATTTCATTGA
- a CDS encoding bifunctional diguanylate cyclase/phosphodiesterase: MNVNLTQSCEENMLIKTPFPTFALNQNGQVIIWNPACEQYFGYTKQDFQSTDSLKDQLFSTLTENEWQRILNAQEYIRINNIQLIHKNETLSKANFIIIPCLINNEHSIIFYCLPQEDFFTIGETEQELLDLKNGLLSTFMTVTLDHEGFIISCNPLFLKTSKWTPKRVLRKSFWQLFPEDEESQQIADTIWNTISKGKIWKGDVQKKKKTGETYWVHLTAIPTSSPNEDDFHYFLIEQDITNEKEMQQKLEKIAYIDAETGLMNVHRLESIVKEMIEEKQNFYFVYLSIDKFYTLKELHNMEVENNFILEFTKRLKIYFQDSVLARVNESDFVVITPLGEWFIQEFLSYLKQNPIYIGHRAMPITVSGGITRSPQDQSNFTQLMNASLLIISEVRQAGGDNILSLSESTHKKLNRKSMIEKRLLLALDQRNLKVLYQPQVDLKTGKIYAVEAFVRWEDEEIGVVNPDELIPIAEESGLINNIGSFMIEEACKQAAEWLRQGLELKVGINMSVREFRDKNMAKFILDTLVKTGCPAHLIQLEITEKFALEAEAETSIIQQMRTLEEQGITFVLDDFGTGYASFRYMQLLPIQILKIDQMYIQSLTKSEKTQRLINGIVHFGKSMNLTVLAEGVETEEQKQLLEQYNCDAIQGYLISKPVTADKISKLLTN; encoded by the coding sequence ATGAATGTTAACCTAACACAAAGCTGTGAAGAAAATATGCTGATAAAAACTCCTTTCCCTACCTTTGCATTAAATCAAAATGGACAAGTAATAATTTGGAACCCAGCATGCGAACAATATTTTGGATATACAAAACAAGACTTTCAGAGCACCGATTCCTTAAAGGATCAATTATTTTCTACTTTAACTGAAAATGAGTGGCAACGCATATTGAATGCTCAGGAATACATTCGAATCAATAATATACAATTAATTCACAAAAATGAAACGCTCAGCAAAGCGAACTTCATTATTATTCCATGTTTAATCAATAATGAGCATTCAATTATTTTTTATTGCTTGCCACAGGAAGATTTTTTTACTATTGGCGAAACGGAACAGGAATTGCTAGATTTGAAAAATGGTCTGCTTTCAACCTTTATGACCGTAACTTTAGACCATGAAGGATTCATTATTAGCTGCAATCCATTGTTTTTAAAAACAAGCAAATGGACGCCAAAACGGGTATTAAGAAAAAGCTTTTGGCAACTTTTTCCTGAAGATGAAGAAAGCCAGCAAATTGCTGATACAATTTGGAACACTATTTCAAAAGGTAAAATATGGAAAGGGGATGTGCAAAAAAAGAAAAAAACCGGCGAAACCTATTGGGTTCATTTAACAGCCATTCCTACTTCATCCCCAAATGAAGATGATTTTCATTACTTTTTAATTGAGCAAGATATTACAAATGAAAAAGAAATGCAACAAAAGCTGGAAAAAATCGCATACATTGATGCCGAAACAGGTTTAATGAATGTACACCGTTTAGAAAGCATTGTAAAAGAAATGATTGAAGAAAAACAAAATTTTTATTTTGTTTACTTAAGCATTGACAAATTCTACACACTCAAAGAACTGCATAATATGGAAGTGGAAAATAACTTCATCTTAGAATTTACAAAACGCTTAAAAATATATTTCCAAGATAGCGTACTTGCCCGTGTAAATGAAAGTGATTTTGTGGTGATTACACCTCTTGGAGAGTGGTTTATTCAAGAATTTTTATCATATTTAAAACAAAACCCGATTTATATTGGACACCGTGCAATGCCAATTACCGTAAGCGGCGGAATCACCCGTTCACCGCAAGATCAATCTAACTTTACCCAATTAATGAACGCTTCCCTTTTAATCATATCTGAAGTTCGCCAAGCAGGCGGAGATAATATTTTATCTCTTTCTGAATCTACGCATAAAAAATTAAACCGCAAATCCATGATCGAAAAACGTTTGCTTCTTGCCCTAGACCAACGGAATTTAAAAGTATTGTATCAACCGCAAGTTGATTTAAAAACCGGAAAAATTTATGCAGTTGAAGCTTTCGTCAGATGGGAAGATGAGGAAATCGGCGTTGTGAACCCGGACGAATTAATTCCAATAGCAGAAGAATCAGGGTTAATCAACAATATCGGGTCTTTTATGATTGAAGAAGCTTGCAAACAGGCAGCTGAATGGCTTCGTCAAGGCCTTGAATTAAAAGTGGGCATTAATATGTCCGTACGGGAATTTAGAGATAAAAACATGGCGAAATTCATCTTAGATACATTGGTGAAAACCGGCTGCCCAGCTCATCTTATTCAATTGGAAATTACTGAGAAATTCGCGTTAGAGGCAGAAGCGGAAACATCCATCATTCAACAAATGCGTACATTGGAAGAGCAAGGCATCACCTTTGTACTAGACGACTTCGGAACAGGATATGCCTCCTTCCGATACATGCAACTCTTGCCAATTCAAATTCTAAAAATTGATCAAATGTATATTCAATCCCTTACAAAATCAGAAAAAACGCAGCGTTTAATCAACGGCATTGTCCATTTTGGAAAATCCATGAACTTGACGGTGCTTGCAGAAGGGGTTGAAACGGAAGAACAAAAACAATTATTAGAGCAATATAATTGCGACGCGATTCAAGGTTACTTAATCAGCAAACCGGTCACAGCAGATAAAATATCGAAACTTTTAACCAACTAA
- a CDS encoding DMT family transporter has protein sequence MKHFKGIILIVTGAMLWGTTGPLTEWVLKHSGMTVNFLLTVRLLVAGIAILGFLQLTKKPVLEVWKSKCWGRQLLIYSIAGMLGLQYSFTRTIQESNAVFATLLQFLGPIFIVAYTSIKVRMWPPKYQVIGIIGTLVGLFFLLTNVQFDELLVSKEALFWGLILGFTFAIYTLYPVHLMSEWGVLLIVGWGMLIGGIVLGMGTFIWQSDEWILLADMKIFLIMASIVFFSTIAFVLFLSSMKYIRPVLTSILSTMEPLTAMVISVVAFSTSFGFWQVIGIFLMLTCVTWISVASEKAEKYDQTDS, from the coding sequence ATGAAACATTTCAAAGGAATCATATTGATTGTCACCGGTGCCATGCTTTGGGGAACAACAGGGCCATTAACAGAGTGGGTGTTGAAACATTCAGGCATGACGGTGAATTTTTTACTGACCGTTCGTTTGCTTGTTGCAGGAATCGCCATTTTAGGATTTTTGCAGCTGACAAAGAAACCGGTTTTGGAAGTGTGGAAATCGAAATGTTGGGGTAGGCAATTATTGATATACAGTATTGCTGGAATGCTTGGGCTTCAGTATTCGTTTACCAGAACGATTCAAGAGAGCAATGCGGTCTTTGCCACACTGCTCCAGTTTTTAGGACCAATTTTCATTGTTGCGTATACTTCTATTAAAGTACGAATGTGGCCGCCAAAGTATCAAGTCATCGGGATTATTGGAACACTGGTCGGGTTATTTTTCTTATTAACGAATGTTCAGTTTGATGAGCTGCTAGTCAGTAAAGAGGCGTTATTTTGGGGGCTGATTTTAGGATTTACTTTTGCCATTTATACTTTATATCCTGTTCATTTGATGAGTGAATGGGGAGTTTTGCTTATCGTGGGATGGGGTATGTTGATTGGCGGTATCGTTTTAGGAATGGGAACGTTTATCTGGCAAAGCGATGAATGGATATTGCTTGCAGATATGAAGATTTTTCTGATCATGGCATCAATTGTTTTCTTTAGTACGATTGCATTTGTTTTGTTTTTGAGCAGCATGAAATACATCCGTCCTGTGTTGACAAGTATTTTATCAACAATGGAGCCATTGACGGCTATGGTCATTTCTGTCGTTGCCTTTTCAACCTCTTTTGGTTTTTGGCAAGTCATTGGAATTTTTCTTATGTTAACATGCGTCACATGGATTTCTGTGGCCAGCGAGAAAGCAGAAAAATACGATCAAACAGATTCGTAG
- a CDS encoding threonine/serine exporter family protein yields MEYLIQLFFSFLATASLCVIFNAPVKAIPYCGLVGAVGWMIYYIALESQLTEVIASFLGAFVVAVCAQMYARRLKTPMIVFIVSGIIPLVPGGLAYNTMRYFVEQNYMLGLETGIRAFLISGAIAMGIVFSEVIFQLSLKFMKKSLTSMQSFIRNKRRQ; encoded by the coding sequence ATGGAATATTTGATTCAACTTTTTTTCAGTTTTCTTGCAACTGCAAGTCTTTGCGTTATTTTCAATGCACCGGTGAAAGCTATTCCTTATTGCGGCTTAGTCGGTGCGGTTGGATGGATGATTTATTATATTGCTTTAGAATCCCAATTAACGGAAGTCATCGCTTCCTTTTTAGGGGCTTTTGTGGTGGCTGTTTGTGCTCAAATGTATGCCAGAAGACTAAAGACGCCGATGATTGTATTTATCGTTTCAGGGATTATCCCGCTTGTGCCTGGAGGTCTGGCGTACAATACGATGCGTTATTTTGTCGAGCAAAATTATATGCTAGGGCTTGAGACAGGCATTCGGGCGTTTTTAATTTCAGGAGCTATTGCCATGGGAATTGTGTTTTCTGAAGTGATTTTTCAATTGTCCTTAAAATTTATGAAGAAAAGTCTTACTTCCATGCAATCGTTTATAAGAAATAAAAGACGGCAATAA
- a CDS encoding ABC transporter ATP-binding protein gives MKVVLSYVKPYKWYAICALVLMLVELAAELVQPLIISKIIDDGIILKDLHVISLWGGLLIGISLIAFASGIFNTYYSAHVAQSFAFDLRNALFSKIQSFSMAIYLKYPTSSLITRLTSDVQQVQSVLFMSLRIMLRAPLSVVLSLMMAFFVNAEMALMLMIGTPILAIFLYVIVKKGSFLFSEVQRRMDKLNRALQESLQAIYLVKAFMRNHYEMKKFHQVAEDLKVDTMKALRTMELMMPLMAFVLNVSLLFAIWYGAKEISMNRAQVGEMVAVVNYALRITGYFGMFAFILNSFSRAKASSERMAEILIMEEGMEKADGLKEEKVSAEIGAISFKEVSFIYPNTKKPVLQDITFDVKKGEKLAIMGATGSGKSTLLSLIPRFFEPTKGEILVDGKDIKEWPLKKLRSMIGYVPQKSLLFTGTIEDNVKWGKREAAFDEVVAAAKRSQIHETISAFPEGYDTMVGQKGVNLSGGQKQRLSIARALIRKPQILILDDSTSALDVKTEAALWEALKGTKATMLVVTQKIHTAKGADRILLLDEGKISAIGTHEELMQSSELYQQIAHSQEEQVGDE, from the coding sequence GTGAAAGTCGTGTTAAGTTATGTAAAGCCATATAAATGGTATGCCATATGCGCACTTGTCCTTATGTTGGTGGAACTGGCTGCTGAATTGGTACAGCCGTTAATCATTTCAAAGATTATTGACGATGGAATTATATTAAAAGATTTGCATGTTATTTCTTTATGGGGAGGCCTATTGATCGGGATTTCGCTCATCGCCTTTGCGAGCGGGATTTTCAATACATATTATTCGGCTCATGTAGCCCAAAGTTTTGCTTTTGATTTAAGAAACGCTCTATTTAGCAAAATTCAATCCTTTTCCATGGCGATTTATCTAAAATATCCGACATCCAGTTTAATAACGAGGTTGACCAGTGATGTGCAGCAAGTTCAAAGTGTTTTATTTATGAGTTTACGCATTATGCTTCGCGCGCCGTTATCAGTTGTCTTGAGCTTAATGATGGCGTTTTTTGTTAATGCCGAGATGGCGTTGATGTTAATGATCGGAACGCCCATTTTAGCCATCTTTTTATATGTGATTGTGAAAAAAGGAAGCTTTCTTTTTAGTGAAGTGCAGCGGCGCATGGACAAGCTGAACCGGGCATTGCAGGAGAGCTTGCAGGCCATTTACTTAGTGAAGGCTTTTATGAGAAATCATTACGAAATGAAAAAATTTCATCAGGTGGCTGAAGATTTGAAAGTGGACACGATGAAAGCTTTAAGAACGATGGAACTGATGATGCCCTTAATGGCTTTCGTGCTGAATGTGAGCTTGCTTTTTGCTATTTGGTATGGGGCGAAGGAAATCAGCATGAATCGCGCACAAGTCGGGGAAATGGTGGCAGTGGTGAACTATGCCTTGCGGATTACGGGATACTTCGGCATGTTTGCCTTTATTTTAAACAGTTTTTCCCGTGCGAAAGCTTCCAGTGAGCGGATGGCGGAAATTTTAATTATGGAAGAGGGGATGGAAAAGGCGGATGGACTAAAAGAAGAAAAGGTTTCAGCCGAGATTGGTGCAATTAGTTTTAAAGAGGTATCCTTCATCTATCCAAATACTAAAAAGCCCGTTCTACAAGACATTACCTTTGACGTGAAAAAAGGTGAAAAATTGGCGATTATGGGGGCGACAGGTTCAGGAAAATCGACATTGCTCAGCCTAATTCCCCGTTTTTTTGAGCCGACGAAGGGTGAGATTTTAGTCGACGGCAAGGATATTAAAGAATGGCCGTTGAAGAAATTGCGCAGCATGATTGGCTATGTACCACAAAAATCGCTGCTCTTTACCGGAACCATTGAAGACAATGTGAAATGGGGGAAACGGGAGGCGGCGTTTGATGAAGTGGTGGCTGCCGCAAAGAGGTCGCAAATTCATGAGACCATTTCCGCTTTTCCAGAAGGATATGACACCATGGTAGGGCAGAAGGGCGTCAACTTATCTGGCGGTCAAAAGCAGCGGTTGTCCATTGCGAGAGCACTGATTCGAAAACCGCAAATTTTAATACTGGATGATAGTACAAGTGCGTTGGATGTTAAAACGGAGGCGGCGCTATGGGAAGCCCTCAAAGGTACGAAGGCGACAATGCTTGTTGTAACGCAGAAAATCCATACAGCGAAAGGGGCCGATCGCATTTTATTGTTGGATGAAGGAAAGATCAGCGCAATCGGAACCCATGAAGAATTAATGCAATCAAGCGAACTTTATCAGCAAATTGCCCACTCCCAAGAGGAACAGGTAGGTGATGAATGA
- a CDS encoding ABC transporter ATP-binding protein has protein sequence MGTMKKPFGYEPVLTKEDLKQSRKKKGPRANDWKKTLLRIWKLVDEQRGLLIVVFIMVIISSLLGLLGPYLIGYMIDKFVIPKEFQGILPVILLLIGIYAAYAVTLFMQNYWMVGIAQNTVYKMRAGAFNHLLKLPVSYFAKRQHGQIMSRITNDIETVSTTLNSSFIQVFSSILTFVGTIIVMLYLSPILTLITMIVIPLMFFAMRWITKRTGKLFKEQQAALGDLNGMIEETISGQTIVKAFSQEEDVKQEFYEKSKRLKNVGFWALVYSGYIPKVFNFLNNISFAIIAGIGGIFAYHGWVTIGTIVIFTEYARQFTRPLNELANQINTVLSAIAGAERVFSIMDEKVEDDGGNLPENYRIRGEVEFRQVSFQYDKSDTLQNLNFHVTPGQTVAFVGPTGAGKTTTMMLIARLYDATSGEILIDGHNIREFKRSTLRRQMAFVLQDPFLFEATVRENIRYGRLDATDEEVVEAAKKANAHDFIMKLSKGYDTVLKADGSEISQGQKQLLSIARAFLANPAILLLDEATSSIDTVTEKKIQEALEELMKGRTSFVIAHRLNTVRHADMVFVMREGKIAEAGSQQELIEKNGIYANMLKQSKGAVS, from the coding sequence ATGGGAACGATGAAAAAACCTTTTGGCTATGAGCCGGTTTTGACAAAGGAAGATTTAAAACAATCTCGCAAAAAGAAGGGTCCGCGTGCAAACGATTGGAAGAAAACCCTTCTTCGCATTTGGAAACTTGTAGATGAACAAAGGGGATTATTAATTGTTGTTTTCATCATGGTCATTATCAGTTCCCTTTTAGGGTTGCTGGGCCCTTATTTAATTGGCTATATGATTGATAAATTCGTCATCCCGAAAGAATTTCAAGGCATCCTTCCAGTCATTCTGCTGCTCATTGGCATTTACGCTGCCTATGCAGTGACATTGTTTATGCAAAACTATTGGATGGTTGGCATTGCCCAAAACACCGTGTACAAAATGAGAGCAGGCGCCTTCAATCATTTGCTGAAGCTTCCGGTGTCCTATTTTGCTAAAAGGCAGCATGGACAAATAATGAGCCGCATAACGAATGACATTGAAACGGTGAGCACGACATTGAACTCTTCGTTTATTCAAGTGTTTTCAAGCATCTTAACCTTTGTAGGCACCATCATTGTCATGCTTTATTTAAGTCCGATTTTGACGCTCATTACCATGATTGTTATTCCGCTGATGTTCTTTGCTATGCGATGGATTACGAAAAGAACAGGGAAACTTTTTAAAGAACAGCAAGCGGCGCTGGGCGATTTAAACGGCATGATTGAAGAGACGATTTCTGGGCAAACCATTGTGAAAGCTTTTTCTCAGGAAGAAGATGTGAAGCAGGAATTTTATGAAAAAAGCAAACGATTGAAAAATGTCGGGTTTTGGGCGCTCGTATATTCCGGCTATATTCCTAAAGTCTTTAACTTCCTGAATAATATCAGTTTTGCGATTATCGCTGGAATTGGCGGGATTTTCGCCTATCATGGATGGGTGACCATTGGAACCATTGTCATTTTTACAGAATATGCCCGTCAATTTACCCGCCCGTTAAATGAATTGGCAAACCAAATCAATACGGTATTGTCTGCCATAGCAGGGGCGGAACGGGTATTTTCCATTATGGATGAGAAAGTGGAAGATGACGGAGGGAATCTTCCCGAAAATTATCGAATTCGCGGAGAGGTAGAATTTCGACAAGTCTCTTTTCAATATGACAAATCCGACACTCTGCAAAATTTGAATTTTCATGTCACTCCAGGTCAAACGGTGGCGTTCGTTGGTCCAACCGGTGCCGGCAAAACGACAACGATGATGTTAATTGCCCGTCTTTATGATGCAACAAGCGGCGAAATATTGATTGATGGACATAATATTCGGGAATTTAAGCGTTCCACCCTTAGACGTCAAATGGCATTTGTGCTGCAAGATCCGTTTTTATTTGAAGCCACAGTCCGTGAAAACATCCGCTATGGAAGACTGGATGCAACGGATGAAGAAGTGGTGGAAGCGGCGAAAAAAGCCAATGCTCATGATTTCATTATGAAGTTGTCAAAAGGCTATGACACGGTGTTAAAAGCGGATGGTAGTGAAATTTCGCAAGGTCAAAAACAATTGTTATCGATTGCAAGAGCATTTTTAGCAAATCCTGCAATTTTGTTATTGGATGAAGCGACAAGTAGCATCGACACAGTGACGGAAAAGAAAATCCAAGAAGCCTTGGAAGAGCTGATGAAAGGACGCACAAGCTTCGTCATTGCCCATCGGTTGAACACGGTCCGTCATGCAGATATGGTGTTCGTCATGAGGGAAGGAAAAATAGCGGAGGCCGGCTCACAACAGGAGTTGATCGAAAAGAACGGGATTTATGCCAATATGCTAAAACAATCAAAGGGGGCTGTCTCTTAA
- a CDS encoding GNAT family N-acetyltransferase has translation MNIAFMTASLPIDEETFQEIKSLSGFGMEIDHLDYSYALNLSVLNKPFSKGFCILAYDEVTNHLVGVITAVDKIGLDTYEWSMLVDPMYRKTGIEDALLSLLSKAFKDRQAVGELVALNEKDLYARKIIENYGYTYSFSEATFEAAAEETEMNHSVHIRPYNESTDLEPLIEIFRETFGDLRDETVELIEMNTSVPGRVIWVAELDGEVVGTLTTAKDGMSQWITSLAVHPRHQRKGVATALLGWAKDFAYQSGEQQVLLEVEMENEEALSVYLKAGFQKRLQIDFYAYG, from the coding sequence ATGAACATTGCTTTTATGACTGCCTCGTTGCCGATTGATGAAGAAACCTTTCAAGAAATAAAAAGTTTGTCCGGATTCGGAATGGAAATTGACCATTTGGATTATTCCTATGCATTAAATTTATCTGTATTAAATAAACCCTTCAGCAAGGGCTTTTGTATCTTGGCATATGATGAAGTCACCAATCATTTGGTCGGCGTCATTACAGCGGTGGACAAGATTGGCCTGGATACTTATGAATGGTCAATGCTTGTGGATCCAATGTACAGAAAAACGGGTATAGAGGATGCATTGCTCAGCTTGTTATCGAAAGCGTTTAAAGACAGACAAGCGGTTGGCGAACTGGTGGCGCTGAATGAAAAAGACTTGTATGCAAGAAAGATCATCGAAAACTACGGATATACATACAGCTTTTCGGAAGCGACTTTTGAAGCGGCGGCGGAAGAAACGGAGATGAATCATTCCGTACACATAAGACCCTATAATGAGTCGACCGACTTGGAGCCGCTCATTGAAATTTTCAGGGAAACTTTTGGGGATCTACGGGATGAAACAGTTGAATTGATTGAAATGAATACGAGTGTCCCGGGAAGAGTCATTTGGGTTGCGGAGTTGGATGGAGAAGTGGTTGGAACATTAACGACAGCAAAAGATGGAATGAGCCAATGGATCACTTCTTTGGCGGTTCATCCACGTCATCAGCGGAAAGGGGTTGCGACCGCTTTATTAGGATGGGCGAAAGATTTTGCGTATCAGAGCGGGGAACAACAGGTTCTGCTCGAAGTGGAAATGGAGAATGAAGAAGCATTATCGGTGTATTTAAAGGCAGGTTTTCAAAAACGGCTGCAAATTGATTTTTATGCTTATGGGTGA
- a CDS encoding 1,4-dihydroxy-2-naphthoate polyprenyltransferase, giving the protein MEKEKEISSLKLMWQMTRPHTLTATFAPVILGTVMALYDAKIDWLLFLAMMVACLCLQIATNLFNEYYDFKRGLDTEESVGIGGGIVRHGLKPKNVLMVAILLYVLAAIIGVYICANSSWWLVAIGAFGMAVGYLYTGGPLPIAYTPFGELFAGALMGTAFVLIAYFIQTGEITSLAFLLSIPSGILVGGINMSNNIRDIEEDKRGGRKTLAILIGRKNAVRLLAFAFVISYLWIIGLVAAGSISPWALVVFLSVKKPVDAIKGFQKGEKEPQFMKVAMKSTAMTNTIFCFLLSAGLLVGYIF; this is encoded by the coding sequence ATGGAAAAGGAAAAAGAGATCTCGTCATTAAAACTGATGTGGCAAATGACCCGCCCGCATACATTGACGGCCACTTTTGCACCGGTCATTTTGGGGACGGTCATGGCACTTTATGATGCGAAGATTGATTGGTTGCTGTTTTTGGCGATGATGGTTGCATGTCTCTGCCTCCAAATCGCAACCAATTTATTTAACGAATATTACGATTTCAAACGTGGTCTCGATACGGAAGAATCGGTGGGGATTGGTGGAGGAATCGTCCGCCATGGCTTGAAGCCGAAAAATGTATTGATGGTAGCGATTCTTTTATATGTGCTGGCTGCTATCATCGGTGTATACATTTGCGCCAATTCCAGCTGGTGGCTGGTAGCAATTGGTGCATTTGGCATGGCGGTAGGATATTTATATACGGGTGGCCCGCTGCCAATCGCTTATACCCCATTTGGAGAACTGTTTGCGGGGGCGTTGATGGGAACCGCATTCGTATTGATCGCGTATTTTATTCAAACCGGGGAAATTACGTCTCTTGCTTTTCTTCTTTCCATTCCATCAGGGATATTAGTCGGCGGGATCAATATGTCGAACAACATTCGGGATATTGAGGAAGATAAGCGGGGCGGCAGAAAAACGCTGGCCATTTTAATCGGACGGAAAAATGCGGTGCGGTTATTGGCGTTCGCCTTTGTCATCTCCTATCTTTGGATTATCGGATTAGTGGCGGCTGGAAGCATCAGCCCTTGGGCATTGGTGGTGTTCTTAAGTGTGAAAAAACCGGTGGATGCTATCAAAGGTTTCCAAAAAGGTGAGAAGGAACCGCAATTTATGAAAGTGGCCATGAAATCCACAGCCATGACGAATACGATTTTTTGCTTCTTATTATCGGCTGGATTGTTGGTCGGATATATCTTTTAA